From the Drechmeria coniospora strain ARSEF 6962 chromosome 02, whole genome shotgun sequence genome, the window GCGAGAGCAatgccatcctcggccgggAGATGGGACCGATCCGGCGGGACATTCTGCTCGCCAACGAGGCCATCTACAGGGCGTTGCACGGCAACCCAGACGGATCCATACCCGCCACATTCCGCATCATCTTCATGATCGGCTGGCGCGAAGGAAAGGACCAGCCAAGCGCTCGTCCGCGAGGGAGCGGCGAGGTGAATTTGAAGGATGTCTTGCGGACGGCACAATAGCCCATCGCGCAAGCATCGAGCGGCAAGCGGCAAGTGTTGCTGCAACTCTTGTACTGTCACCTTTCACGCGGCTTCTTGCGATGACATGAAGTTGGGGATTATACACTGTTTTTTTCACCTGGTCATGCGGGGGATGGCGGGTCGCCAACAGTAATAGCTCTTGAACTCGTTGCGCCTACCTTTGTGAACGATGGGGGTTTTTGACATGCCGGCTGCAGCGCCACGTCAGACCCTACGCCAGTCGGTCATAGTCCGGCCGATGCAGCCCAGTCCGGCCACATCCACCAACTTCTCGTGCCAGCTCAACAAGACACTCATGGTGGCAGCAGCAGACTCGTTTGAGGTGACCGGTCGCGAGCCAACCTGGCTGAAGCCGCCTGCAGGCTGGTGCGTGTCCCTGGCGGGAGTTCTAGGAGTGCTTCCGGTCTGGCCACCCGCCATTCCTTTGTAGCTACCGGCACGCAAATCAGCATGTCATCGCAAAGGGCCGAACGGAAGAGGAAGCAGCATACATATACTTCATAAGCACGTCCAGCGCTTCGCTTCCGCCTGGTGATTCGTAGATGGCCTTGAGCAAGGGGCTCATATCGCTTGCCTTGATCGACTGCAAGACTTCGACAATCGTTTGCAGATGGGCCTCCTACTCGGTCCCGGAAAACAGGTCAGCGGTGCGTCTCGGAcacgggcgaggccggcaggtggggagggggggcaaCTACCTTTGCTGCGTCGGAGCCCTTGTAGACTGGCATCTCGAGGCAACCCCTGAGAGCTCCTTCGGCATCTCCTCCTCGCATAAGCTGCCTGACCTGGCCGGCAAGCTGCCTGACTTCGCTATCGGAGACTTCTGGTTGCGGGGGGTGCAGGGTCGAGGTGTCGAAGTTGACGCTCGAGTCCTCGGCAAGGGCGTCGATGTTGATTGTGCGCCAGGCATCGCTCATGGATGCGCTGGTATGCTGCTGGATGATCGACATGGTTCGGTCGGTTGGATCACAAGCGCCCGGGGTGGCTGCCGGAGAAAGCGAGATGTTCTTTCTATGTTGCGCGGGAGGCGACCGACTGGCTTGGTGGAAGCGAAGCTGGTGGGTGGTTCTTGCCTGGCCGCGGAATGCGTCACGGACGGCGGGCAGGCGGGGCGGAACGGGCTGAGTGAGCGGAAGTGGTGGGGTACAAGTAACACAGctatttgtacggagtatgacatgtacttacagtggggggcaaaaagtatttgcccCTCCTTAGGAACCTCATTCCAAGTCCAGTCTAACCTGACCTAATGTGTTAGTATTATAACAGTAAATAGTTCGTCTGCTgtacattacagtacagtacaagtacgcagcAGTACGGCcacactgcaagtactgtaagtcaCTGCAGTAGGCCTACAGTACGGGGAATTTGCTATTACCACCTGTTAATATCAATCACTAGGCATCTCCATATCTAGAACATCGAGACCAAGATGACCTCCACCGTGCAAGAGGATGCCTTGGGTCCATCATAAGAATCGACACAGTTTGTTTAATGTTTCCTTTGCTTTTGGCCGAGGATAATGGAAATTTTCGTCACTACCTAGTGTATATGGCGAGTTCTTCGGCAAGCTACTCGCTCCACTATCTCATTTTTGGTGGCGACCTTTGGGACAAGCAAACTTGGCCAGCAGGTCAAACGAACTGTAACACCATGATTCTCCTCTCCTAGTAATATATTGCACCAGCAATCATGGTGCAGAGTATTTACCCCAGACACAGTCTGAATTCCGTAACCTCTGGCAGGCCTGCATCatgtcggccgtcatcgaggcAAGACTTGGGGTGAGGGGAGAGGTGTGATGCGCAAACGCCGCATCGGCTGCTCCAAAACACCAGCGCCTTGTATCCCGATTTCACGGACGGAGCACAAGCCGTATACTCTTTTCTTTGTGCTTTTCGGGGACCGGAGACGCAGCTCTAGACTGGCCCGAGTATGCCATGGCCTCGGAACCTGTTGCTCGTGCGTCACGGATGCGCATGCGACTAGATATCTACTTGCCAGAGCAGACAACTCATGCAAGCACATTCACGCACTGCCATGGCTCCGGTCGTAACTCAAGTCTATAAATATGCTATTTCATGAATGAATTTTAAAACTGACCCGTCTGTTTCTGTTGCCCGCTTCCCAACGCGACTTCTACTGTACACGACATGGGTCCGTATTTGATCCCTCCATACACTCATACTGTAGTCGTACAGGTAAAGGGAGTCGAGGAAGATCCATGACGCGAGGACCCAGTGGCAAGGGGCAGAGCAGACGCCGaagcgccgtcgcccttcCCTTCAATCTGCTGCTGAATCTCCTCCGTTGGTCAGCGGAAAGCCCTGCATGCTGGCTCGTCACGAGCAGTCTTGGCCCTCGCGGCAACGCTCCAGCACGACATTCAAGTCCATGGCTGGCCGACCGAAGAAGCCTCCTCCCAGGGCCGCCCGACTCCCCCAAGACTTTTTCTGCGTCTTGCGTCGTCGAACATAGCAGAGTGGTTAGCGAGACGGAGGCAGGAGCAAGGTCCAACAGCTGCTTGCTGCTCGCGTTCGCCGCCCCATCTGGCCAACTGGCCGCTCAAGCGACGTAGCATCCCCCATCTGGCAGTCACCTATTCCACCTCGGAGTCGCTGAAGAGCCCTGGCCGCCTCGAGGGTGAGATGCTCCTGCTATGCGGTCGCATGGGACCCGGCTTGTACGCGCTTGACCACTGGCCCTCCTCCAGCAGGTGCCCCTTGGCCgttccatcgccgccgctctcgacatcgccctcgccctcgccgtacATGAGATACTGCACGCCCAGCAGGCAGTCGCAGGCTGCCTGGAACAGGCCGCAGACCTTGAAGGCTACCGGAATCTCCGACGTGGCGGTGAAGAACCAAAAGACCTTCATGGCGTCACCGCCGAtccaggcgacgaggagcgagAGGCGGAACCCCTTGCAGGATCTTGTCTGCGAGTTTGCCAACAGCTGGGGGATCGGCAGCGTCGCCTCGACCGAGAGGCCCACGTATCCGATGAACATGGAGTACATGGCGTAGACGGGTGGCATGGTCGACAGGAGCAGCTCGCAGACGATGAGGGCGCCGAGCAGGTAGACGACGAATTGCCAGTACCTaaaggcggcgaggtcaGCTTCGGACagagcggccgtcgagacgcCAAGGCAACACCTTTCGGCCACGACATTCGATGCCGTCCTTCTGGGGCACCTACGGCTTGTGAGACCTCCACTGCCAGAAGTTGTACGGTCGCTGGGCGGAGAACCAGCCTTCGTTCTGCAAGGCTGCGAACGGCGTGCTGGCCTCGCCTCCCTTTGATGACGGAGCGGGCCTGTGGTCGAGGGCAATCTTGAGCAGCAGGAGCTGGACGGCGACCATGATGAGCGACTGCACCAGTAAGCTCGCGTCGAACCGGGCTCCGGGCCAGTAGAAGATTCTGCCGAGCGGAAGAACCAAGGTTAGCATCATCATGTTCCCTTGCCCGGGCAGCCGTCCAGGCCCGGAGTGGTCGCCATCGGTACGGCGCACGCATGCGTACGCACCTGAGCATCGAGGCGATGAGCATGATGAGCGGGATGTCGAGGGAGAAGCCGGCACTCGATCGCTTCCGGTGCATCGACAGCGCCTGGTCGCCGTACGACAGGATCGGCGACATGATGATGAAGAAGGGCGCCACATAGGCCATGCAGCCCGCGAACCAACCCATCGCGATCGCTGTCCTTGTCAATCCTGGTCGTCTTGAATTGTCTTTTTATTGACCCCTTGTGGAAGCTCAATGGATCCCccaacgaggccaaggagcagGCGAGGCGGAGAGTgaggcggagaagaagcggcgggggaaaggggggggtGGAGGTTGGCTACAATTTATTGCATCCAAGGACAGGCCATTCATGCGAGAGACGGCAGAGGTGAAGAGCAATccgtcggtgccgatgcCTACGCGAGCACGGCGGGATGACGATGGTTGAAGCCGGATGGAATGCAACGTTGTGCCGACGCGCCAAAAAAGAATTCGACAAGCAGAGCGCGGCGTAGGGCAGCTTGGGGACGGGGAGGGGCGGACGTCAAACCTGTGTTCATACTAATATCGCTAACTGCTCCATCGGCAGCTGGCAGCTGGCAGAACTCTCTACCTTAGTACATAGCCTCCGAGTGGTCGGAATAttcagtacttgtacttgcacctaagCATACAGTGGTGGGCACAAGTAcgcgcaagtaagtaagtacttacaggaggtgtacagtactatacggagcacaggtaCCAATAGTACGGGGAgtcctaggtacctaagtactactatGTACTAATTACATACTGTATTGTAGCTAGCTGTATGTCAGTATTTACGGATTTACTGTGCCGACTACTTCACAACTACAGGCAGTAGCACCatatagtacttagtaactgcatgtactccgtacaagtgcggagtacttacttgtaacTGTGCacactgtacttaagtacaactacgccTACAGttctaggtactaggtaggtacttgcttaaGTGCCTAGCTAAGGACCTAGTATCCAGAGCTCCTTTTACGCGGCGTACAAGCAAacagtattacagtacttacagtacggactACCTACCTGTAAGGTATGTACAGCGACACGAAAATATTGGTGCCAAAAAGCAATAGCCTCAGGTACAACCGCTAGAACAATTCAGAAGGCAGACAGGGTTGAATAGGGGGGAGGTAATTGAGCAAGGTATTCGGTACTTTCCGTTTGACGTTCCTCTCGCCAGACCGAGAGGTACTCTTGCGTCTCCACCTGTTACGCCGCGTCAGGAACGAGCCTCTTGGAGGACGTATCCGGACTTTCGATGGCAAGaccacgtacggagtacagtacaggtggTAAAatacactacggagtactaatacAGGGTACGGAGTCGGAGGACTTACTTTGTGTATGTACactacaagtaggtacatgtatgtTTATTCACATATTTCGTGGCAGACACATtcactccgtaagtacagtgctacTAGTAATACGGGTGTgtggagtactccgtccaggAACCAAAACAAGTACtagcacggagtgctccgcaagtaagtactcgtacttacaattacaagtattactctctcatacctacttacagtacggagtacggagtaattaatacttgtaaccTCCCAAGAACAAGAAGCAGAAAATTAAGTACGACTACGAGTATGGCAGGGGAAGTGCaataagtaataatacttgtaccgtGAGGAGGCAAGTGCAACTACAAGCACTTAAACTACAGAGCTGGTGACAACCTCGACCCAATCCACTCCGTCGTgttctgtactgtacgcgccttcacggagtacagtaatacctCATGCACGGTGCGGTACATCTCCATAAGTTAGTACGCACGGCCATTCAACCGCCCTTCAGCCCCATCATGGGAGGTAGGGAAATAACTCAAGACTGCCATGTACACCTATAGTAAGTGTCCtttgtacggaatacatgaAAAAAAAATTATTAATACTCAGCTATCTTTCAGTTGACTtaagtatactccgtattgtagCTGTACCTGCACCACGTGATGTTCTCGTGCACTCCGCG encodes:
- a CDS encoding ARP2/3 complex protein, which encodes MSIIQQHTSASMSDAWRTINIDALAEDSSVNFDTSTLHPPQPEVSDSEVRQLAGQVRQLMRGGDAEGALRGCLEMPVYKGSDAAKEAHLQTIVEVLQSIKASDMSPLLKAIYESPGGSEALDVLMKYIYKGMAGGQTGSTPRTPARDTHQPAGGFSQVGSRPVTSNESAAATMSVLLSWHEKLVDVAGLGCIGRTMTDWRRV
- a CDS encoding PQ loop repeat protein, with product MGWFAGCMAYVAPFFIIMSPILSYGDQALSMHRKRSSAGFSLDIPLIMLIASMLRIFYWPGARFDASLLVQSLIMVAVQLLLLKIALDHRPAPSSKGGEASTPFAALQNEGWFSAQRPYNFWQWRSHKPYWQFVVYLLGALIVCELLLSTMPPVYAMYSMFIGYVGLSVEATLPIPQLLANSQTRSCKGFRLSLLVAWIGGDAMKVFWFFTATSEIPVAFKVCGLFQAACDCLLGVQYLMYGEGEGDVESGGDGTAKGHLLEEGQWSSAYKPGPMRPHSRSISPSRRPGLFSDSEVE